A single window of Syntrophus aciditrophicus SB DNA harbors:
- a CDS encoding YmfQ family protein: MTHEEVLNLLFPVRLTGVHAKDTAREGAALDDVQISAERLLTEMFPDVAHSLLSDWERICALIPDEDAPLQARRNAVLKKLREIGGLSRSYFIDLASSYGWIIAIDELLPFMAGWGRCGDPLYEEQVRWIWRVNVSGQAAYSFRAGSSAAGERLSWWTPNIELETLLEELKPAHTVVIFNYA; this comes from the coding sequence ATGACCCATGAAGAGGTCCTGAATCTCCTGTTCCCCGTTCGATTGACGGGGGTGCATGCGAAGGACACGGCCAGGGAAGGCGCGGCCCTGGATGACGTGCAGATCTCGGCGGAGCGGCTCCTGACAGAAATGTTCCCCGATGTGGCCCATAGCCTGTTATCGGACTGGGAGCGGATCTGTGCCCTGATCCCCGATGAAGACGCTCCCCTGCAAGCCCGCCGCAACGCCGTTCTGAAAAAACTGAGGGAGATCGGCGGATTGTCGCGCTCTTATTTCATCGACCTGGCTTCTTCCTACGGCTGGATCATCGCCATCGATGAACTGCTGCCTTTCATGGCGGGCTGGGGTCGCTGCGGCGATCCGCTCTATGAGGAGCAGGTCCGCTGGATCTGGCGGGTCAATGTCTCGGGCCAGGCTGCCTATTCGTTCCGGGCAGGATCATCCGCCGCCGGAGAACGTCTTTCCTGGTGGACACCCAACATAGAGCTGGAAACCCTTCTGGAGGAGCTGAAACCAGCCCATACGGTCGTGATCTTCAACTATGCATAG
- a CDS encoding DNA circularization protein → MAAELNVGVLAGIPLEMEMLDDSFACAIARYAYPFADGADLEDMGQRARMVRVRAYFYDNAEKDTYDDHIALISLLSDRKLVDFEHPKYGLMKGKIEELNVRHDDRQRCAEVDIAFVEQMRGTIEPLTRPAVLSTVEEAYIAGQEEQIAVLREDLLGTIPVTDAAVLTQILDAASTMLSHVQGFSADLRNVVGAVETLLGTAEATVADVTSPVDSLQSTLTYDLTIPGRITGGLAAALEKTARLCDSLRNYPARYVQSLDLAMKDLEDSFDNPAGSLSGSAETDAGSVMASHLRIACAQRMALETAQVFEEDQTAFSDPDDADDYEVLTLPELEQTLAVARRRLDEAVDAAREMGSLKEMAKALLEHVNAVRLEREKMKAVLLDNPLPLHLVCLRYGLPCKDAERLLKVNRGIRNPNFASGEVLVYVR, encoded by the coding sequence ATGGCCGCCGAACTGAACGTCGGAGTTCTGGCCGGCATTCCCCTGGAAATGGAGATGCTCGACGATTCCTTCGCCTGTGCCATCGCCCGGTACGCCTATCCCTTCGCCGACGGCGCGGATCTGGAGGACATGGGCCAGCGGGCCCGCATGGTGCGGGTGCGGGCGTACTTTTACGACAATGCCGAAAAGGACACCTACGATGACCATATCGCCCTGATCTCCCTCCTGTCCGACCGGAAGCTGGTGGATTTCGAACATCCGAAATACGGCCTGATGAAAGGCAAGATCGAGGAGCTTAACGTCCGCCACGACGACCGTCAGCGGTGCGCCGAGGTGGACATCGCCTTTGTCGAACAGATGCGGGGAACCATCGAGCCCCTGACGCGGCCCGCGGTCCTGTCCACGGTGGAGGAGGCGTACATCGCCGGGCAGGAAGAACAGATCGCCGTCCTGCGGGAGGACCTTCTGGGGACGATCCCCGTCACGGATGCCGCCGTCCTGACGCAGATCCTCGATGCCGCCTCGACGATGCTCTCTCATGTGCAGGGCTTTTCGGCGGATCTCCGCAACGTGGTGGGCGCGGTGGAAACTTTGCTCGGCACGGCGGAGGCGACCGTCGCCGATGTCACCAGTCCTGTCGATTCCCTTCAGTCCACGCTCACCTATGACCTGACAATCCCCGGCCGCATCACGGGCGGTCTGGCCGCGGCGCTGGAAAAGACCGCCCGTCTCTGCGATTCATTGCGTAACTATCCCGCCCGGTATGTGCAGAGCCTCGATCTGGCCATGAAGGATCTGGAGGACTCCTTCGACAATCCGGCCGGTTCTCTTTCCGGATCAGCGGAAACGGATGCCGGCAGTGTCATGGCATCCCACCTGCGGATTGCCTGCGCCCAGAGGATGGCCCTGGAAACGGCGCAGGTGTTCGAGGAGGATCAGACCGCCTTTTCCGATCCGGACGATGCGGATGATTATGAGGTGCTGACGCTGCCGGAACTGGAGCAAACCCTCGCTGTCGCCCGCCGCCGTCTGGATGAGGCCGTGGATGCGGCGCGGGAGATGGGGAGTCTCAAGGAGATGGCGAAAGCCCTGCTGGAGCATGTCAACGCCGTCCGGCTGGAGCGGGAAAAGATGAAAGCGGTGCTCCTGGACAATCCCCTCCCCCTGCATCTGGTCTGCCTGCGCTACGGCTTGCCCTGCAAGGATGCGGAGAGGCTGCTTAAGGTCAACCGGGGGATCCGGAACCCGAACTTCGCCTCCGGGGAGGTTCTTGTCTATGTCCGATAA
- a CDS encoding gp436 family protein, whose amino-acid sequence MAYCTQEELEQLVPEQDLIQLTDDAIPPAAIDADNVARAIADAGELIDGYLRERYTLPLEPVPGLLNTLAADIAVWRLYARRANIDPMEGVKERYRNALKLLEQIRDGKLALGVGALTTPETGGGSAAVSTPGNRIFTRVTLKGY is encoded by the coding sequence ATGGCTTACTGCACCCAGGAAGAGTTGGAACAGCTGGTTCCGGAACAGGATCTGATCCAGTTGACCGACGACGCGATCCCCCCCGCGGCGATCGACGCGGACAACGTGGCCCGCGCCATTGCCGATGCCGGGGAACTCATCGACGGCTATCTGCGGGAGCGCTATACGCTGCCTCTGGAGCCCGTTCCCGGTCTGCTCAACACCCTGGCCGCGGACATCGCAGTCTGGCGGCTCTACGCCCGGAGGGCGAACATCGACCCGATGGAGGGCGTCAAGGAACGGTACCGTAACGCCCTGAAGCTGCTGGAGCAGATCCGCGACGGCAAACTCGCTCTCGGGGTTGGGGCGCTGACCACCCCGGAGACAGGCGGCGGTTCCGCTGCCGTCTCCACACCGGGAAATCGCATCTTCACCCGCGTCACCCTGAAAGGATACTGA
- a CDS encoding phage protein Gp37 has product MLSEIEEAIAARIKEKLAAAAGYVAVQRGTEGIPQPAVYVSLEEGAFEKVSSDSFRQTVKGYVDIVFSHLGNEEQRRRGIYPILEGIVQTLLLQTLGLGIAPLRPKAFRNVTSEALRAKGLLVYSLEFETGCHLRKLDEEAAADLLRVGLNYYLQDPEDDEVADAADLIGEPAPEPEP; this is encoded by the coding sequence ATGCTCAGCGAAATCGAAGAGGCAATCGCCGCCCGGATCAAGGAGAAGCTCGCCGCCGCGGCGGGTTATGTGGCCGTGCAGCGGGGAACGGAAGGGATTCCGCAGCCGGCGGTCTATGTCTCCCTGGAAGAAGGGGCCTTCGAGAAGGTGTCCTCCGATTCGTTCCGCCAGACGGTGAAGGGGTATGTGGACATCGTTTTTTCCCATCTGGGAAACGAGGAGCAGCGCCGCCGGGGGATCTATCCGATCCTGGAAGGGATCGTCCAGACCCTCCTGCTCCAGACCCTGGGGCTGGGGATTGCCCCCCTGAGGCCGAAGGCCTTCCGGAACGTCACGTCGGAGGCCCTGCGGGCGAAAGGCCTGCTGGTTTATTCCCTGGAATTCGAGACGGGCTGCCATCTCCGGAAACTGGACGAGGAGGCGGCTGCCGATCTCCTGCGGGTGGGGCTGAACTATTACCTGCAGGATCCCGAGGACGACGAGGTGGCCGATGCAGCCGATCTGATCGGCGAACCGGCCCCCGAACCGGAGCCGTAA
- a CDS encoding phage GP46 family protein, producing MDFKIEIDNTTGLAAMTFDKADTIMNNVWLSLTVQRGSFFANPGFGSRLHLLKRAKLTAATARLAEDYCREALQWMLDSGKATAISVTAERDRTQNINRLKLLVEVTPASGEPVEFSAFVTVV from the coding sequence ATGGACTTCAAAATAGAAATCGACAATACGACCGGGCTGGCCGCCATGACGTTCGACAAGGCGGACACCATCATGAACAATGTCTGGCTTTCTCTGACGGTACAGCGGGGGAGTTTCTTCGCGAATCCGGGCTTCGGGTCCCGTCTGCACCTGCTTAAACGGGCGAAGCTCACTGCCGCGACGGCGAGGCTCGCGGAGGATTACTGCCGGGAGGCCCTGCAATGGATGCTGGATTCAGGAAAGGCGACCGCGATTTCCGTAACCGCCGAGCGGGACAGGACGCAGAACATCAACCGGCTGAAGCTCCTGGTGGAGGTGACCCCGGCCTCCGGGGAGCCCGTGGAATTTTCGGCCTTCGTAACCGTGGTGTGA
- a CDS encoding Mu-like prophage major head subunit gpT family protein — MIVNQANLQGIYKSFNTIFNQAFDAAPSQWPLVAMQVPSTGRSVDYKWLGDFPMMREWLGDRVLKDLSAFKYEITNKDYESTIEVDRNDIDDDQIGVYTPMIQGLAQAAKVHPDILVFALLKAGFDTGCFDGQYFFDSDHSVNGASVSNTGGGDGTPWYLLDLSRPIKPIVLQIRKRPQFVAMDKPDDENVFMRKKFRYGVDDRKNVGYGLWQLAYGSKQTLDATNYAAARAAMMAFTNDEGVPLGITPTHLVVPPTLESNGRTVVEAQFDANGASNVWYNTAKLVVVPWLA, encoded by the coding sequence ATGATTGTCAATCAAGCGAATCTGCAGGGAATTTACAAATCCTTCAACACGATCTTCAACCAGGCATTCGATGCTGCCCCCAGCCAATGGCCCCTGGTGGCCATGCAGGTGCCGTCCACGGGGCGCAGCGTGGATTACAAATGGCTGGGCGATTTCCCCATGATGCGGGAGTGGCTCGGCGACCGGGTTTTAAAGGACCTGTCCGCCTTCAAGTACGAAATCACCAACAAGGACTATGAATCCACCATCGAGGTGGACCGCAACGATATCGACGACGATCAGATCGGCGTCTACACGCCCATGATTCAGGGGCTTGCCCAGGCCGCGAAAGTGCACCCGGACATCCTGGTCTTCGCCCTCCTCAAAGCGGGATTCGACACGGGATGTTTCGACGGACAGTATTTTTTCGACAGCGATCACAGCGTCAACGGCGCTTCCGTTTCCAACACCGGCGGTGGAGACGGAACTCCCTGGTATCTCCTCGATCTGTCCCGGCCCATCAAGCCCATCGTCCTGCAGATCAGGAAGCGCCCCCAGTTCGTCGCGATGGACAAACCGGACGACGAGAATGTCTTTATGCGGAAGAAGTTCCGTTACGGTGTGGATGACCGGAAAAATGTCGGCTACGGTCTGTGGCAGCTTGCCTACGGCAGCAAGCAGACCCTGGACGCGACAAACTATGCCGCGGCCCGGGCGGCCATGATGGCCTTCACCAACGACGAGGGCGTGCCGTTGGGCATTACGCCGACCCACCTGGTGGTCCCCCCGACGCTCGAATCCAACGGCCGGACCGTTGTGGAAGCGCAGTTCGACGCCAACGGGGCAAGCAACGTATGGTACAACACCGCGAAGCTGGTGGTTGTGCCCTGGCTGGCTTAG
- a CDS encoding phage tail tape measure protein, whose protein sequence is MTNMKVFLELVADSRRMKDGMKQGERAMSGFTHKAKAEMASLRNAVGSLQGRLAGLGVSIGAGALMWQSANLDKSLTQIGQTAGATALQVRQLRGDLFRLGKDSGQDVDNLKEGFNVLVQSGLNMKEAKATLEGVNTAMAVTGSEARTLAGGLTVASTAFQFDLAKPGLALELLDKMTVAGRLGNAELENLSGIFARVGVNAASAGMNFDATLAFVEALSQIEREPEKLATLADSTLRVFTNLRYMAEAQKATGVRFFDAEGQRRDAMAVLEDIRKKYKTLTTDAQRAEFVQKAFGKADLDTIKGFRTLLSGNSLDDVRRFSQEIGQAGGTLKRDMKDATANLVDQAGRLKASLREAADGFAAPVNKALADLIAWSMAGKKDGGLGLSGKEMLGYGAGISIATMLAGRYGGKAIGGFLKKRAGTAAGIAEGKAVQAATGVTPVFVTNWPGGFGGAALEAAGAGAVARTGLGTLKKLGGNALKFAPAAGVWGLGAGTSALAGYGIGNLLNRGLGWLSGKASGGKYKGEGWLGDMLYSLVHKEKKQENKINLSIRVDQYGRVITNSNDMNTTLNVSMARGAF, encoded by the coding sequence ATGACGAACATGAAGGTCTTCTTGGAACTGGTCGCAGATTCCCGCAGGATGAAAGACGGGATGAAACAGGGCGAACGCGCCATGTCCGGTTTTACGCACAAGGCGAAGGCGGAAATGGCGTCGCTCCGGAATGCCGTCGGCAGCCTCCAGGGCAGGCTTGCCGGGCTGGGCGTGTCGATTGGAGCGGGCGCCCTGATGTGGCAGTCGGCCAATCTGGACAAGTCTCTCACGCAGATCGGCCAGACGGCGGGCGCAACGGCCCTTCAGGTGCGGCAACTCCGCGGCGATCTGTTCCGGCTGGGAAAAGACTCCGGGCAGGATGTGGATAACCTCAAGGAAGGTTTCAATGTCCTGGTTCAGTCCGGACTGAACATGAAGGAAGCGAAGGCGACCCTGGAAGGGGTCAACACGGCGATGGCGGTCACCGGCTCCGAGGCCCGGACACTGGCCGGTGGTCTCACCGTGGCGTCAACGGCTTTTCAGTTCGATCTGGCCAAACCGGGGCTGGCCCTGGAACTGCTGGACAAGATGACCGTAGCGGGGCGGCTGGGGAATGCCGAACTGGAAAACCTGTCCGGTATTTTTGCCCGCGTGGGGGTCAACGCCGCCTCGGCGGGAATGAACTTTGACGCGACCCTGGCCTTTGTCGAGGCGCTCTCCCAGATCGAACGGGAGCCGGAGAAGCTGGCTACGCTGGCAGACAGCACTCTGCGCGTCTTCACCAATTTGAGATATATGGCGGAGGCCCAGAAGGCCACGGGCGTCCGCTTCTTCGATGCCGAGGGGCAGCGTCGGGACGCGATGGCCGTCCTGGAGGACATCCGGAAGAAATACAAGACGTTGACCACGGATGCCCAGCGGGCCGAATTCGTGCAGAAAGCCTTCGGAAAGGCGGATCTCGACACGATCAAGGGATTCAGAACCCTCTTGAGCGGGAACTCCCTGGACGACGTCCGCCGGTTTTCCCAGGAGATCGGCCAGGCGGGTGGGACACTGAAGCGGGACATGAAGGACGCCACGGCGAATCTCGTCGATCAGGCAGGCCGGTTGAAGGCTTCTCTGCGGGAAGCGGCGGACGGGTTTGCCGCTCCAGTCAACAAGGCCCTGGCGGATCTGATTGCCTGGAGCATGGCAGGCAAAAAGGACGGTGGACTGGGTCTGTCGGGCAAGGAGATGCTCGGCTATGGGGCAGGAATCAGCATCGCAACCATGCTGGCCGGTCGGTATGGCGGGAAGGCAATCGGGGGATTCCTGAAGAAACGGGCGGGAACGGCGGCGGGCATCGCTGAAGGAAAGGCCGTGCAGGCCGCCACGGGTGTGACGCCTGTCTTCGTGACGAACTGGCCGGGAGGATTCGGGGGAGCAGCCCTGGAGGCGGCAGGTGCGGGCGCGGTTGCCAGAACGGGCCTGGGAACCCTGAAAAAACTGGGAGGAAACGCCCTGAAATTCGCCCCGGCGGCGGGCGTCTGGGGACTGGGAGCGGGAACGTCAGCCCTGGCAGGCTACGGTATCGGCAACCTGCTTAACCGGGGTCTCGGCTGGCTGTCCGGAAAGGCCAGCGGCGGAAAATACAAAGGGGAAGGCTGGCTGGGCGACATGCTTTACAGCCTGGTGCATAAGGAGAAAAAACAGGAAAACAAGATCAATCTCTCTATCCGGGTTGACCAGTACGGCCGGGTGATCACCAACTCGAACGACATGAATACGACACTGAACGTAAGCATGGCAAGGGGGGCCTTCTAA
- a CDS encoding baseplate J/gp47 family protein produces MNFQRDFNDLLNALLTDWRNQFPDADLSQGSLIYMKSACLASALWGLYKYQEWISKQIFPDTAETKYLEHHAWVRGLSRRSGETDEELLARLLEYIRRPPAGGNKYDYQKWALEIDNVANAWCIPLSQGPGTVDVIIAADETVTGSEIPSSHALTGTTTAITENKLVDGAADFMATGDGGPVRIGDIAVNDDTGGQAVITAVDNATQLTLDTDIFSSIGQSYTLKSLTAQVGEYIDDVRPVTVSIVRILPPAVTLQDVTMTVTGTVNKEAIASAITSLLRSLVPGQTLYLSRLIAIAIQEGATNASISAPAADMSPGPYEMLRPGTITVS; encoded by the coding sequence ATGAATTTTCAACGCGATTTCAATGATCTTTTGAACGCCCTGCTTACGGACTGGCGAAACCAGTTCCCTGATGCCGACCTCTCCCAGGGGAGCCTGATTTACATGAAGTCCGCCTGCCTCGCCTCCGCCCTGTGGGGCCTTTACAAGTATCAGGAATGGATCTCGAAACAGATTTTTCCCGATACGGCGGAAACGAAATACCTGGAGCATCACGCCTGGGTGCGGGGTCTCTCCCGGCGTTCCGGAGAAACGGACGAGGAGCTGCTGGCGCGACTGCTGGAATACATCCGCCGGCCTCCGGCGGGCGGAAATAAATATGACTACCAGAAATGGGCGCTGGAAATCGACAACGTGGCGAATGCCTGGTGCATCCCTCTGAGTCAGGGACCGGGTACGGTGGACGTGATCATTGCCGCCGACGAAACAGTCACGGGTTCGGAAATCCCCAGCTCCCATGCCCTGACGGGGACAACCACGGCAATTACGGAAAACAAACTGGTGGACGGCGCCGCTGATTTTATGGCCACCGGCGACGGCGGACCGGTCCGGATCGGCGACATCGCCGTCAATGACGACACCGGCGGCCAGGCAGTAATTACAGCAGTGGACAACGCCACCCAGTTGACTCTGGATACGGACATTTTCAGCTCAATCGGCCAGTCCTACACCCTGAAGTCCCTGACGGCGCAGGTTGGAGAATACATCGACGACGTGCGGCCCGTGACGGTTTCCATCGTCCGTATCCTGCCGCCGGCGGTAACCCTCCAGGATGTCACAATGACCGTCACCGGAACCGTGAACAAAGAGGCTATCGCATCCGCAATCACATCCCTTTTGCGCAGCCTGGTTCCCGGGCAGACCCTGTATCTCAGCCGGCTGATCGCCATCGCCATTCAGGAGGGAGCGACCAATGCGTCGATATCCGCGCCGGCTGCCGACATGTCCCCCGGCCCGTACGAAATGCTCAGGCCGGGAACGATAACCGTATCATAA
- a CDS encoding phage baseplate assembly protein, giving the protein MSDKISLRIGDKAIEHFLSYSIDTDLYTPADAFRMELSAPETQVEAGMRCEVWVNDQRELTGIIDRVTRRVTEHGQTLSVEGRDLMGLLVDSCCESFVSVKNKSLRELAALLLRAVPYINRKAVVYQSAASGKAKTTTDLLDEPQTITQIEPGMTVFEVLKAAAVSRGLLFYSLPDGTLVFGRPKAKGEPAFTLQLTRDGKGNNVIESELARDISRRWSKITVLGQRQGQDSFGADATAIRTGASRTDSEISFYKPFVQCSNNDGVSPALMARLLMEKGRKEGWQYGVTVARHSSNGKNWTVNELARVTDEVQGLDGVYLIYGRTFELDKNLGPTTRLKLGRVGLI; this is encoded by the coding sequence ATGTCCGATAAGATCTCCCTCCGGATCGGGGACAAGGCTATCGAGCATTTCCTTTCCTACAGCATCGACACCGACCTCTACACGCCGGCGGACGCCTTCCGGATGGAGCTGTCCGCACCGGAAACACAGGTTGAGGCGGGGATGCGCTGCGAGGTCTGGGTCAACGATCAACGGGAGCTCACGGGTATCATCGACCGGGTGACCCGCCGGGTCACCGAGCACGGTCAGACCCTCTCCGTGGAGGGCCGCGACCTCATGGGGCTGCTCGTGGATTCCTGCTGCGAATCGTTTGTATCTGTTAAGAACAAGTCTCTCAGGGAGCTGGCCGCGCTGCTGCTGCGCGCGGTTCCCTACATCAACAGGAAGGCCGTCGTTTATCAGTCTGCCGCCTCCGGCAAGGCGAAAACCACGACGGATCTCCTCGATGAGCCGCAGACGATCACGCAGATCGAACCGGGGATGACCGTCTTCGAAGTGCTCAAGGCCGCCGCGGTATCCCGCGGCCTGCTCTTCTACTCCCTGCCCGACGGGACTCTTGTTTTCGGCAGGCCGAAGGCGAAAGGGGAACCGGCCTTTACGCTCCAGTTGACCCGGGATGGGAAGGGAAACAACGTCATCGAAAGCGAACTGGCGCGGGACATTTCCCGCCGCTGGTCGAAGATTACGGTGCTCGGACAGCGGCAGGGGCAGGACAGCTTCGGCGCGGACGCGACGGCGATCAGGACCGGAGCGTCCCGCACGGATTCGGAAATTTCCTTCTACAAGCCCTTTGTGCAGTGCAGCAACAACGACGGCGTTTCTCCGGCCCTGATGGCCAGACTGCTGATGGAGAAAGGGAGAAAGGAAGGCTGGCAGTACGGCGTCACGGTGGCCCGGCACTCCAGCAACGGAAAAAACTGGACGGTCAACGAACTGGCCCGCGTGACGGACGAGGTGCAGGGTCTGGACGGGGTGTATCTCATCTACGGAAGGACCTTCGAACTGGACAAGAATCTGGGGCCGACAACGCGGCTGAAGCTCGGCCGGGTAGGCCTTATATAA
- a CDS encoding phage baseplate assembly protein domain-containing protein, with protein MGMIRGIVMSVLEGMIKRFSASGRSDETIEDREYLQHYGFTSRPKTGAELIIVNEGNHYVAVASDDRRYRVAVEDGEVCLYTDEGDRIHFKRNRTIEIVSGNRLKATVENDVEITSKTALVTASVSCQVNSPLINLGGDRGGLKAICDERLISWLGSHTHDGGATPDQSLTASDVCTAITKAG; from the coding sequence ATGGGAATGATCCGCGGCATCGTGATGTCTGTTCTGGAAGGCATGATCAAGCGGTTTTCCGCCTCCGGTCGATCCGATGAAACGATCGAGGATCGGGAGTATCTCCAGCATTACGGCTTCACCTCCCGACCGAAGACAGGCGCGGAGCTGATCATCGTCAACGAGGGCAATCACTACGTGGCCGTCGCTTCCGACGACCGCCGTTACCGGGTCGCCGTCGAGGACGGGGAAGTCTGTCTCTATACGGATGAAGGCGACAGGATCCACTTCAAGCGGAACAGGACCATCGAGATCGTCAGCGGCAACAGGCTCAAGGCGACCGTGGAAAATGACGTGGAAATCACCAGCAAAACGGCCCTGGTGACCGCGTCCGTCAGTTGTCAGGTGAACAGCCCCCTGATCAACCTGGGCGGCGACCGCGGCGGGTTGAAGGCGATCTGCGACGAGCGGCTGATCTCCTGGCTCGGTTCCCACACTCACGACGGGGGGGCAACCCCGGATCAATCCCTGACGGCGTCCGATGTCTGCACGGCCATCACGAAGGCGGGATAA
- a CDS encoding HI1506-related protein: MIRIRSKRDGFRRCGIAHPSMTVEYPDGRFSREELAVLKAEPMLLVEEIEEEENPGPETETGGGGEKNPSAGENRKEQVKTGKKGKTS; the protein is encoded by the coding sequence ATGATTCGTATCAGAAGCAAAAGGGACGGCTTCCGCAGATGCGGAATAGCTCACCCATCGATGACCGTTGAATATCCGGACGGCCGGTTTTCCAGGGAAGAACTGGCAGTGTTGAAAGCTGAGCCGATGCTGCTGGTGGAGGAAATCGAGGAGGAGGAAAATCCCGGTCCGGAAACAGAAACAGGGGGCGGGGGAGAGAAAAATCCCTCTGCCGGAGAAAACAGAAAAGAGCAGGTCAAAACCGGAAAGAAAGGTAAGACATCGTAA
- a CDS encoding phage tail sheath subtilisin-like domain-containing protein, translating to MASENISFDSIPASIRKPGKYFEYNTKLAVRTLPANRQRLLIVAQRLSTGSVAQKVPAQVFSDSEAAAYFGEGSIAHLMVRAAIKAYPYLDLSVCALDDSATNPVARAETLTLTGPATTSGVIALSVGNVVIEVGIATGDTAVEIATAIKAALDDGYPDLPFTVSQGTAPNDHILTFTARNKGTVANQVDFAAEATASGVTAALAETTPGSVDPDIDDALEAVFAEDYTLIATPFNDQTSLTALRDHLDSVSGPMEQRPAVGIYGYDGVLADCTTLAGNINSGRILCAYLRGTKSPAYEIAAAMAAVMASEEDPARPLNTLELKKIAAPPVASRLSRTEQESLLYNGVTPLEVGPGEKVQIVRAITTYIHDPQGIDDVSLLDVTTIRTLDYVRKACRERIALRFPREKLSSKTPDKVRDQLLDVLYSLESLEIVEEVDANAAGLVVERDLQDVNRLDAKIPVDVVNGLHVFAGRIDLLL from the coding sequence ATGGCATCGGAAAACATTTCCTTTGATTCCATCCCCGCGTCCATCAGGAAACCGGGGAAGTATTTCGAGTACAACACCAAACTGGCCGTGCGCACCCTGCCGGCCAACAGGCAGCGCCTGCTCATTGTCGCCCAGCGGCTGAGCACCGGGTCGGTGGCGCAGAAAGTGCCGGCGCAGGTCTTCTCCGACTCGGAAGCGGCCGCGTATTTCGGCGAGGGCTCCATCGCCCACCTGATGGTCCGGGCGGCGATCAAGGCCTATCCCTATCTGGATCTTTCCGTCTGCGCCCTGGACGATTCGGCCACTAATCCCGTCGCCCGCGCGGAAACCCTGACCCTTACCGGCCCGGCGACGACGTCGGGAGTCATTGCGCTTTCCGTCGGCAATGTCGTCATTGAAGTGGGCATCGCCACCGGGGATACGGCGGTCGAAATCGCCACGGCGATCAAGGCGGCCCTTGACGACGGATATCCCGATCTGCCCTTCACGGTTTCCCAGGGAACCGCTCCCAACGACCACATCCTCACTTTCACGGCCAGGAACAAGGGAACCGTCGCCAATCAGGTGGACTTCGCCGCCGAGGCGACCGCATCCGGCGTGACGGCGGCTCTGGCCGAAACGACCCCCGGTTCCGTCGATCCCGACATCGACGACGCCCTGGAAGCGGTATTCGCCGAGGATTACACCCTCATTGCGACCCCATTCAACGATCAGACCTCCCTGACGGCCCTGCGGGATCATCTGGACAGCGTCTCCGGCCCGATGGAGCAGCGGCCCGCCGTTGGGATTTACGGATACGACGGGGTGCTCGCCGACTGCACGACCCTGGCGGGGAACATCAACTCCGGCCGCATCCTGTGCGCCTATCTCCGCGGAACGAAATCCCCCGCCTACGAGATTGCGGCGGCAATGGCGGCGGTCATGGCCTCCGAGGAAGACCCGGCACGGCCCCTGAACACCCTGGAGTTAAAGAAGATCGCGGCGCCCCCCGTGGCCTCGCGCCTGTCCCGGACGGAGCAGGAAAGCCTCCTCTATAACGGCGTCACGCCCCTGGAAGTGGGGCCCGGAGAAAAGGTGCAGATCGTCCGGGCGATCACGACCTACATCCACGATCCCCAGGGCATCGATGACGTCTCCCTGCTGGATGTGACGACCATCCGCACCCTGGATTACGTGCGCAAGGCCTGCCGGGAACGGATCGCCCTGCGCTTCCCGCGGGAAAAGCTCTCTTCGAAGACCCCGGACAAGGTACGCGATCAGCTCCTCGACGTCCTCTATTCCCTGGAGTCGCTGGAAATCGTGGAGGAAGTGGACGCCAACGCCGCCGGTCTCGTGGTGGAACGGGATCTCCAGGACGTCAACCGCCTCGATGCGAAGATCCCCGTGGACGTCGTCAACGGCCTGCATGTCTTTGCCGGGCGCATCGATCTCTTGCTGTAA
- a CDS encoding phage tail assembly protein, whose amino-acid sequence MLTEKGSLPVGIEYAGKVHREFEIREQRVRDLVAVYDNPETAKRAEMNDAFMGLCILAGQVVSLGSLPAEAITPELLLDMAQEDFNELSAAAKRLEERRKSFRGEA is encoded by the coding sequence ATGCTGACGGAAAAGGGAAGTCTTCCCGTGGGGATTGAATACGCGGGGAAAGTGCACCGGGAGTTCGAAATCCGGGAGCAGCGGGTCCGTGACCTGGTGGCCGTCTATGACAACCCGGAAACGGCGAAGCGTGCCGAAATGAACGACGCCTTCATGGGCTTATGCATCCTGGCCGGCCAGGTCGTGTCCCTGGGGAGCCTCCCGGCGGAAGCGATCACGCCCGAGCTGCTCCTGGATATGGCCCAGGAGGATTTCAACGAACTGAGCGCGGCGGCGAAGCGGCTGGAGGAACGCCGCAAATCCTTTCGCGGCGAGGCGTAG